CAAACAGATAAGGTGATAGCGGATCGCCCTGACGGATCCCTTTAGTACTATTACAGAAACCACCCGAGAATCCATTCACATTAACAAAGAATGAGGCAGTAGAGATACATTGCGAGATCAGTCTGATATAGGATTTCGGGATAGCTAGCGCATGAAGGGTGGTAAGGATGAAGTCCCATCTTACACAATCGAAAGCTTTCCTAAGATCCACCTTCAACATACCACGGGGAGAGAGGGTATGAGAGTGATAGCCATTAACCAAATCTGTAGCCAGCAACACATTTTCGGTTAGTAATCTTCCAGGAAGGAATGCAGAATGAGATTTGGAGACCATAAGCGGGAGAATTTCCTTCAGCCTTGAAGCCAGCAATTTGAAATAACTTTGTAGCAAGTGTTAAGGCAAGAAATTGGTCCGAAGTCGGTCATAAGAGAAGCGTTTGGCTTTTTGGGAACGAGGACCAAGGTAGCAGAGTTCCATTGCTTAAGAAAGCTACCAGATTCAAAGAATTCATGTATCGCAGCAGTGACTTCCGGACCAATGATAAACCAGGTAGCAGTAAAAAGTTATGATAAGTAACCATCAAGACCTCCAGTCTTGTTCTTCGGAAGAGAGAAAAAAGCATTCCTGATTTCCTCCGAcgagaatgtttttaaaaagttagCAGATTGCTGATCAGAGCacttaaagtcaaacaaaaGGTCGAGATCACTCTGGACAAAAAGGGGTTGAGAAACCGGGCTTTCAAGAAGGTCCGAAAAATAACCAACACATAACTTTTGAATACAAGACTAGGAGTCGATCCTCTCCCTGGAATCAGAGATCTCTACAGTGTAACCacaaacttaaaataaataaaagttcgAAGCTACAATGTTGATCTCTACATGAGAGAGTTCATGCATTAGTTTAAAATGAGTTTATTGTTGATATGTTGGAAAAATCACTGTGgctcagttacaaaaaaaaaactcactctGGCTACGCATAGTTTATTTCTGAACAATCAATCAACCTTGCGGGAGGGataaagttttcataaaatgGTTCCAAATCAAGTATAGCAAAAAGGGCAGCTTCAAGCATGACTTACACATTCCTGTTCCGACACTGTAATTTTGTTTATTCATAACAGTAAAAATGGGTatagttatataaaaaaatgtctaTTCGAAATTAGACGTgctgttataaatcaattgatggatgtccataaccggtccatacacttagagagaaagacggcccaaccctagagagggagagagaggcggccatgaccttaggagagagagaggcggcgtATGCTTTGGAGAAAATGAAACtctatttccttttccttgtaactattatctttccattattatgtattagtagttttcctaatccttattgttttaggtttttggatactttccttttctatgacttgtaatccttatataaaggaactcatgttatgattaataaaatacaGAAACATTCAGCTCTAAATCTattgtttcacaacacgttatcagcacgagtcTCTAAACTCCCTGAGCAAATCGAAAAACtcctaaacctaaaacctagCCGGCGCCCTTGAACCCTaacccgacgaaccctaatctgtTCTTGCAAGCGTTCCAGCTCGTGTTCATCCGATCAGCCTCAGCCCTAAGGTGTTTCTGATACTAGACGAACACAGCCTCAGCTCCATCCATTCTCAGCTTGCATCCCGGACAGCTACAGCTCACGGTCCCCGATCAGCCAGCTCGCGACCCGGCAGCGATCAGCTCGCGCGACTTCAACTCCAACTCGTTCTAGCTTGCTTCCGTTCGaggttctcttggtggtccggtttctacaatctgcaaaCAAAAGGTAACCCTAATTCTAAGAACATGAGAATTGAATTTGGAttgtttgtaaagattgaaaccctaaaaactaATCTCTAAGATAAAACcctaggataatagatcaaaccctaaaagagTAAATCGGAGCTCGAATAATTCCGatcccctaaaccctaaatcgagattgatccattgatcaattaaaatcataaccttaaaggttttgaatctcaaatcaaatccctttgatcaaagatcaaaatttcgaaatccctaaaacccgaaattggaaaatcgattttaattttgatttgaaacttaattgtttgtttgatcacctagaaatATTGATTAGGATTGTTTAAACCTGAATCTGAATTTCTTGACTTGGTTAAAACCCTAATGACCTTGTTTTATCACTTTGAAATCAAATTAGATTGTGGTCGTGTGGCCTTAATACATTCTAGGTTAAATTGTTCTAGATCATCATcagtggccgtgtggccttgttgcatcCATATCCGAACCTGATCACTactgattgattgcaattgaaCTTAGATCTAATTCTAGGGATGATGTTGAATTGAACTaaatagccgtgtggcttgttcTATTACTTGGCCGattggtttgtttgtttgttttgattgaatcatgaactgatagaaaccaACCACcttaggattgcaattacatgCAAAACTATATGCATTAACCATAAATTGAATCTTGGCTGTGTGGCTTCTCTTtcttggccgtgtggcctaaccATTCCGATGCATTGTTCATACtcgcggccttgtgcccttgatagatcacattgtttgcatcatttgATTGAAAGCTGTGTGGCTTAATGCATCATAGCTTGGCCGTGTGGCTTAGAGAGACACCATATCTGAATGGTCGTGTGACCTTGCTTGCATATCTCATGAACCGATCTCTAGGATCGTTGTATCACATtacatggccgtgtggcctaagcATCACATATAGACCTAGCATTCTCGACTTGTTTCGCACCATGATCGAGTAGTAAAGTGTTTTGGTCgagagacttatgaaatcatatgcactgattattttgaattggttgcatcctaaatcatgaattgattgataatatgGTTTCAGATGCCGAGATTTGAGCCTTTGGATTATGCCATTCTAAATCCCTCCGGAGAAAATTATCTAGAATGGGCAATGAACACTTCAGTTGTCCTGAAATCAAGAGGACTCGGTAGGAGTATCATTCAGGGTAATTATGCAACTGAAAGTAAAAAGTTTAGGgccataacaattatgcgccatcatctcactgaggatctAAGAAATCAGTACCTAAatattgagaatcctcgtgacctttggGCAGAATTAAAATCCAGATACACaatggtgttattaccaaaggtcagGCATGAATGGATGAGTCTCAGATTCCAGGATTTTGAGTCTGTGGATGAATATCATTTTGCTTTGTCCAAAATCGTTTACAAACTGAGACTATGTGGTGAAGTGGTAACTGAGGAGGATTTACTGGAAAAGATCTTCCTCACAGCTGATCCAAGAGATCTATTGTTACAACATATCTATAGAGAAaaaggtttcaccacctataATGATCTGCTCTCATGCCTAACTGAGCAGAGTAATCAGTTGCTAAAAAGAAATAGTGAGATGAGATATCCTGAAGCAAATAAGACTGATATGGATCAGAATGAATCCAAGACAGCCGTGTCCAATGTAACTGATGGTGTGGCCGGCATGTCTATTGACTAAAGAAAGATCTCGACATGCTAATTGTGTTTTAAgtctttgatttgtgttttgcttTAAACCTAATTGTcattcacgattttatatataataatagaatTGATTTGAGTTCATTACTATTATATCTTACCCGATCTTACTTGATAATATGAATAATTGATAAAGAAATCGCCTAAAAGGCATTATGGTACGGTATAGTAGCCTAGTAAGAAatctatggctaaggcattgcctaaagggcattatatacacccaagaatgtatgacccattgagttaatatggtttccaaatagaaacaatgggcgaaaggaaacaagttccttcagatttaagaaagaaagaaaacgcctaagacccttttaagaaagtggtcaagactatacctatgtaatctactgatcaaaactatgctacagatcagtatgataagaggcaagagccgtggtgatcatactgatatatcccacgaaaattatacactttatggcaagaccggattagccatcctagtctaaacttgatgcaaagattgatattgagaaggcacaaagagttatcccataagatctcacgttgtgaaacatgtacacaaagggaaactcattaggctttatTGTCCTAAGCATCACGAAAttatagtatgttcatgagggggagagaggataaacccgtgatacatgatcaatactacaaattCGTGAACCATGGTCTATGACCATGATATAAACGGCTTGGCCGTGCAGTCCATTACCTATAAGGATCGGACACCCATCCTAAAGCTTAGGGACATCATggatttacatgtatataaagtaaaaatatatcaggccatataagtgagcatagatattcccatctcagattgaatacgggtcataaaccagacatacaccatcttaagagactttgaataaaccaccacagacatatgtgccgtctaagatggaacctcacaagaggattgggaatatatgttggataagaGTGTGACTTTCTCCCACGACTTCtaagagaccttgagccaaatatgggtgatcagaacgtggccaggtacacggattgcatgatcaatgaatccgactatccaacattagaaGGAGAAAGCTATAAGCTGGTAAAGagtaaagaatgataagaaacagaatggaatcaaccatcatttgtcttggcaaagatcctcggattagaattatagacgtccaaagaaagaaaatattatacatagctagctaatcgagatgccagacactgacccgaaaagaaaagaaaagaatgactaagtcataaccagcttagcaccaaacgaaatctgatgtcctaaaaagagacacagtcaagttactatagagtctatacaagatagaccaaagtgttccataaggtaaggaacctcggaaagaaaaagagaaaggtgcatagaatacaaatCCGAGGTCATAAGGAAACcagaccagacattgagaaaaggcagcgcagctaaacatctaaggtaccaaaccatgtagtttgggacgccaagctactaggtaacaaaggtcctggataatgaaatcttaaatcgattagatcatgtctggaacacaatggaaccatatataagtgtcgacacataaagatatatttgtacataagagagtagcacttgaacataaagatataaacgaggatcagaacccatgaaagagtactcataaagaataaagattagattgaaaagataaacgtggggtttaaagtATCTATAGAGAAAGATATGCGTATTggccacatacatatatacagaaacgccatctgatataaaccagtgaaatagatgggtcttgtgagggaaaagaaaccgtgagatatggtacatgatcacgaggtctaaAGGTGTTCATGTTTCCTACTAACAGCATTCGATCATAGtttgttacacaaggatactcacagagaccatggaacagattataaggagataaactcctatgtggtggatgctgctacacaatttcgaaattgacaggggtctggtcataagaaagaaattagattgacatataaagatgtagtaagcagcatatggatcactggataaaggacatcattgttcctaagctgttcatggactgaaacaaagtAGCTGCATATATTATGTAATACTAGTAAAGAAGGTCTATAAGAACGATCAAATTCAGTCCATATGTAAACTAATAAAGAAATTTGAATTCCTTGTGTTTATACTAAACCAACCTAAAGAGAGGTTAAAAGGTTTATACAGATCTATGACACTAGCATGGACCGACTAGATTGTAGTACGGGCTAGTGGAAAAGAAAGATCACCCCAAAGAAAGGTAATTTGGATTGCCTCAGCTTGCTACCTCGGATAGCATGTTCTCCGAATAGACCAATCCAACATCAGATCCCTTAGATAAGGATCCGGCATAGCAGAACAGTCTGCTGCTGCTGTGAGGCTGAGTGGAGACATTTAATCTATCCTTCTCGATCGGATACCAATAGGTTGCAGTCCATAAGAATGTGTGATCGAAGTCCATgacctaatatatattcattgtgtgatatgatccacagcAACAGAGGTCATGAGACGACATCAATATAAGGATAGGACTGCAATAAAAAATGAATATGGCATTGCCTAGGGCAATAGAGATCGATGACCACATGTGAGATTCATGAGTGTATTTGGCCACAGTGCCATAGTTAGATAAGATTGTAAAATTCATTACAACAATGATCATTGATCAAGTCATgatcttggacactcatgagaCAGGTTATGAACTTGTATAAAAGAAATCTATGACTCAACATGGATCGATCAGATTAGTGCATAGTCGATGGTAGTATAGAGAAAACTCATACAGTCTGTTACCTATCAATCAGCATTTTAACATCGTCATAGGCGGCTAATAGCCAAAGAGAGTATCCGTGAGGATGTTTTTGGTCGAGGACCATAGTCCTACATGTATGACCAAAGTATAGAGTGGTCGATAGCAAAGGTTCACTTCTTGACCATGTACACACGATGTCAGAAGACATGAGAAAAGACCGGAAAGATCAAAATGGTCCAATTACGGTTCAGTAATAAACTTGGTCGATTTGATTACTCCCTTCCTGCACGTCCAGGAAAGATCACGCATCAGATGCGTAGACTAAAGAAcctacactgaggttcacatcagggggagcagtacgtgttgtactctttttccttcatcatggttttgtcccactgggttttcctgataaggttttaatgaggcaacattaagcgtattacaatccctgaatggttatggcatccaagggggagtgttataaatcaattgatggatgtccataaccggcccggtccataaccggtccatacacttagagagaaagatggcccaaccctagagagagagagagagagaggcagcCATGAccttag
This region of Brassica napus cultivar Da-Ae chromosome C5, Da-Ae, whole genome shotgun sequence genomic DNA includes:
- the LOC125587081 gene encoding uncharacterized protein LOC125587081 — its product is MNTSVVLKSRGLGRSIIQGNYATESKKFRAITIMRHHLTEDLRNQYLNIENPRDLWAELKSRYTMVLLPKVRHEWMSLRFQDFESVDEYHFALSKIVYKLRLCGEVVTEEDLLEKIFLTADPRDLLLQHIYREKGFTTYNDLLSCLTEQSNQLLKRNSEMRYPEANKTDMDQNESKTAVSNVTDGVAGMSID